Proteins encoded within one genomic window of Macrotis lagotis isolate mMagLag1 chromosome 3, bilby.v1.9.chrom.fasta, whole genome shotgun sequence:
- the LRP4 gene encoding low-density lipoprotein receptor-related protein 4 isoform X4 encodes MRRPGGSPPPLLLLGALLCAHGLASSPECACGRSHFTCAVSALGECTCIPAQWQCDGDNDCGDHSDEDGCMLPTCSPLDFHCDNGKCIRRSWVCDGDNDCEDDSDEQDCPPRECEEDEFPCQNGYCIRSLWHCDGDNDCGDNSDEQCDMRKCSEKEFRCSDGSCIAEHWYCDGDTDCKDGSDEESCPSAVPAPPCSLEEFQCAYGRCILDIYHCDGDDDCGDWSDESDCSSHQPCRSGEFMCDSGLCINAGWRCDGDADCDDQSDERNCTTSMCTAEQFRCKSGRCVRLSWRCDGEDDCSDNSDEENCENTGSPQCASDQFLCGNGRCIGQRKLCNGVNDCGDNSDESPQQNCRPRTGQENCNINNGGCAQKCQMVRGAVQCTCHTGYRLMEDGRSCQDVNECAEEGYCSQGCTNSDGAFQCWCEAGYELRPDRRSCKALGPEPVLLFANRIDIRQVLPHRSEYTLLLNNLENAIALDFHHRRELVFWSDVTLDRILRANLNGSNVEEVVSTGLESPGGLAVDWLHDKLYWTDSGTSRIEVANLDGAHRKVLLWQNLEKPRAIALHPMEGTIYWTDWGNTPRIEASSMDGSARRIIADTHLFWPNGLTIDYAGHRMYWVDAKHHVIERADLDGSNRKAVISQGLPHPFAITVFEDSLYWTDWHTKSINSANKFTGKNQEIIRNKLHFPMDIHTLHPQRQPAAGRNRCGNNNGGCTHLCLPSGQNYTCACPTGFRKTSSHTCAQSLDKFLLFARRMDIRRISFDTEDLSDDVIPLADVRSAVALDWDSRDDYVYWTDVSTDTISRAKWDGTGQEVVVDTSLESPAGLAIDWVTNKLYWTDAGTDRIEVANTDGTMRTVLIWENLDRPRDIVVEPRGGFMYWTDWGASPKIERAGMDASGRQVIISSNLTWPNGLAIDYGSQRLYWADAGMKTIEFAGLDGSKRKVLIGTQLPHPFGLTLYGERIYWTDWQTKSIQSADRLTGLDRETLQENLENLMDIHVFHRLRPPVHTPCAVGNGGCSHLCLRSPHPKGYSCTCPTGINLLPDGKTCSSGMRSFLIFARRIDIRMVSLDIPYFADVVVPVNITMKNTIAIGVDSQEGKVYWSDSTLRRISRANLDGSQHEDIITTGLQTTDGLAVDAIGRKVYWTDTGTNRIEVGNLDGSMRKVLVWQNLDSPRAIVLYHEMGTMYWTDWGENAKLERAGMDGSDRTVLINNNLGWPNGLTVDKAGSQLLWADAHTERIEVADLNGANRRTLVSPVQHPYGLTLLDSYIYWTDWQTRSIHRADKSTGSNVILVRANLPGLMDIQAVDRQRPLGSNRCGLKNGGCSHLCLPRPTGFSCACPTGIQLKGDGKTCDPSPETYLLFSSRGSIRRISLDTSDHTDVHVPVPELNNVISLDYDSVDGKVYYTDVFLDVIRRADLNGSNMETVIGRGLKTTDGLAVDWVARNLYWTDTGRNTIEASRLDGSCRKVLINNSLDEPRAIAAFPRKGYLFWTDWGHPAKIERSNLDGSERKLLINTNLGWPNGLTLDYDTRRIYWVDAHLDRIESADLNGKLRQVLVSHVSHPFALTQQDRWIYWTDWQTKSIQRVDKYSGRNKETVLANVEGLMDIIVVSPQRQTGTNACGVNNGGCTHLCFARALDFVCACPDEPDDRPCSLVPGLMPPAPRSTSRSEKSPAPPNTPPTTARSSTARTRVSLEESEGSCSEKDSRQGLCTHSNEAIPAAPGEGLHVSYVIGGLLSILLILLLIAALMLYRHKKFKFTDPGLGNLTYSNPSYRTSTQEVKIETIPKPAMYNQLCYKKELSHPSESLSPFLF; translated from the exons GCCTGGCCAGCAGTCCTGAATGTGCCTGTGGCCGAAGTCACTTCACTTGTGCAGTGAGTGCCCTCGGGGAGTGTACATGTATTCCAGCTCAATGGCAATGTGATGGTGACAATGACTGCGGGGACCACAGTGACGAGGACGGCTGTA TGCTTCCCACCTGCTCCCCTCTGGATTTTCACTGTGACAATGGGAAATGCATCCGGCGCTCCTGGGTGTGTGATGGTGACAATGATTGTGAGGATGACTCCGATGAACAGGACTGTC CCCCTCGAGAGTGTGAGGAGGATGAGTTCCCCTGTCAAAATGGCTACTGCATTCGAAGCCTGTGGCATTGTGACGGAGACAATGATTGTGGGGACAACAGCGATGAGCAATGTG ACATGCGCAAGTGCTCTGAGAAGGAATTCCGCTGTAGTGATGGCAGCTGCATCGCGGAGCATTGGTACTGTGATGGCGACACAGATTGTAAAGATGGCTCAGATGAAGAGAGCTGCC CCTCAGCAGTTCCCGCACCCCCCTGCAGCTTGGAGGAATTCCAGTGTGCTTATGGTCGGTGCATCCTGGACATCTACCACTGTGATGGGGACGACGACTGTGGGGACTGGTCTGACGAGTCCGACTGCT CCTCCCACCAGCCCTGCCGATCTGGCGAGTTCATGTGTGACAGTGGCCTCTGCATCAATGCCGGCTGGCGCTGTGATGGGGATGCGGACTGTGATGACCAGTCTGATGAACGCAATTGTA CTACTTCCATGTGCACGGCGGAGCAGTTCCGCTGTAAATCTGGCCGCTGTGTCCGCTTATCTTGGCGTTGTGATGGGGAAGATGACTGTTCAGACAACAGTGATGAGGAAAACTGCGAAAACACAG GAAGCCCCCAGTGTGCCTCAGATCAGTTCTTATGTGGGAACGGGCGCTGTATCGGCCAGAGAAAGTTGTGCAATGGTGTCAATGACTGTGGAGACAACAGTGATGAGAGTCCCCAGCAAAACTGCC GGCCTCGGACGGGTCAGGAGAACTGCAACATCAACAATGGTGGTTGTGCCCAGAAGTGCCAGATGGTTCGAGGAGCAGTGCAGTGTACCTGTCACACCGGCTACAGACTTATGGAGGATGGGCGTTCATGTCAAG ATGTGAATGAGTGTGCAGAGGAGGGCTATTGTAGCCAGGGATGTACTAACAGTGATGGAGCATTCCAGTGTTGGTGTGAGGCTGGCTATGAACTCCGACCTGATCGGCGAAGCTGCAAGGCCCTGG GGCCAGAGCCCGTGTTGCTCTTCGCCAATCGCATTGACATCCGGCAGGTGCTGCCGCACCGCTCTGAGTATACGCTGTTACTCAACAACCTGGAGAATGCCATTGCCCTTGACTTCCACCACCGACGGGAGCTTGTCTTCTGGTCAGATGTCACCCTGGACCGCATCCTGCGAGCCAACCTCAATGGCAGCAATGTGGAAGAGGTGGTATCTACGGGTCTGGAAAGCCCAG GGGGATTGGCGGTTGACTGGCTCCATGACAAGCTCTACTGGACAGACTCAGGTACTTCTAGGATAGAGGTGGCCAACTTGGATGGTGCACATCGGAAGGTGTTGCTGTGGCAGAACCTGGAGAAACCCCGGGCCATTGCCCTGCATCCCATGGAGGG tACCATTTATTGGACCGACTGGGGCAATACTCCTCGAATTGAGGCCTCCAGCATGGATGGCTCAGCACGGCGCATCATTGCTGATACTCACCTTTTTTGGCCTAACGGTCTCACAATCGACTATGCTGGACACCGGATGTACTGGGTGGATGCCAAGCATCATGTCATCGAGCGAGCTGATCTCGATGGAAGTAACCGCAAAGCTGTCATTAGCCAGG GCCTCCCTCATCCCTTTGCCATCACGGTATTTGAGGACAGCCTCTACTGGACGGACTGGCACACCAAGAGCATCAATAGTGCCAACAAATTCACCGGCAAGAACCAGGAGATCATCCGTAATAAGCTGCACTTCCCCATGGACATCCACACCTTGCACCCCCAGCGACAGCCAGCAG CAGGGAGAAACCGCTGTGGGAACAACAATGGAGGCTGCACCCACTTGTGTCTGCCCAGCGGCCAGAATTACACCTGTGCCTGCCCCACTGGCTTCCGCAAGACCAGCAGCCACACCTGTGCCCAGA GTCTTGACAAGTTCCTGCTTTTTGCCCGAAGGATGGACATCCGTCGGATCAGCTTCGACACGGAGGACCTGTCCGACGATGTCATCCCACTTGCTGATGTACGCAGTGCCGTGGCGCTGGACTGGGACTCCCGTGATGACTATGTGTACTGGACCGACGTCAGCACCGACACCATCAGCCGAGCCAAGTGGGATGGAACAGGGCAAGAG GTGGTAGTAGACACAAGTCTGGAGAGCCCTGCTGGCCTGGCCATTGATTGGGTCACCAATAAACTCTACTGGACAGATGCAG GCACAGACCGAATTGAAGTGGCCAACACAGATGGTACCATGAGGACAGTACTAATCTGGGAAAATCTGGATCGTCCCCGGGACATTGTGGTAGAACCCAGGGGAGG GTTCATGTATTGGACGGATTGGGGGGCAAGCCCCAAGATTGAGAGGGCTGGCATGGATGCCTCAGGTCGCCAAGTCATCATCTCCTCCAATCTGACCTGGCCCAATGGACTGGCCATTGACTATGGGTCCCAGAGGCTCTATTGGGCTGACGCTGGCATGAAGACCATAGAGTTTGCTGGACTAGATGGGAGCAAGAGAAAG GTGCTGATAGGAACCCAGCTTCCGCATCCTTTTGGGCTGACCCTTTATGGAGAGCGTATCTACTGGACTGACTGGCAGACCAAGAGCATCCAGAGTGCAGACCGGCTGACAGGACTGGACCGTGAAACACTCCAGGAGAACCTGGAGAACCTCATGGACATCCATGTTTTCCATCGACTAAGGCCCCCAG tacACACTCCCTGTGCTGTGGGGAATGGGGGCTGCAGTCACCTGTGTCTTCGATCCCCACATCCTAAAGGTTATAGCTGCACCTGCCCCACTGGCATCAACCTTCTGCCTGATGGCAAGACTTGTTCTTCAG GCATGAGAAGCTTCTTGATCTTCGCCAGGAGAATAGACATTCGCATGGTCTCCCTGGACATCCCATACTTTGCTGACGTTGTGGTGCCAGTCAATATCACCATGAAGAACACCATTGCCATCGGGGTGGATTCCCAGGAAG gaaAGGTTTACTGGTCAGACAGCACATTGCGTAGGATCAGCCGGGCCAACTTGGATGGCTCCCAGCATGAGGACATAATCACCACAG GATTACAGACCACCGATGGTCTGGCTGTAGATGCCATTGGCCGGAAAGTGTATTGGACAGACACAGGAACCAACCGGATTGAAGTGGGCAACCTCGATGGGTCCATGCGGAAGGTCTTGGTGTGGCAGAATCTGGATAGTCCCCGGGCCATTGTGTTGTACCATGAGATGGG GACTATGTACTGGACAGACTGGGGGGAAAATGCCAAGTTGGAACGGGCTGGAATGGATGGCTCAGACCGCACTGTGCTCATCAACAACAACCTGGGCTGGCCCAATGGATTGACTGTGGACAAAGCTGGCTCCCAACTGCTCTGGGCAGATGCCCACACTGAG CGCATTGAGGTTGCTGACCTCAATGGTGCCAATAGACGCACCCTGGTGTCACCTGTTCAGCATCCTTATGGCCTCACCCTGCTTGACTCCTACATATACTGGACTGACTGGCAAACCCGTAGCATTCATCGGGCTGACAAGAGCACGGGAAGCAATGTCATCCTGGTGCGGGCCAACCTTCCTGGCCTCATGGACATTCAGGCTGTGGATCGACAACGACCACTGG GCTCGAACAGATGTGGCCTGAAGAATGGTGGCTGCTCTCACCTGTGTCTACCAAGACCAACAGGCTTCTCCTGTGCCTGCCCCACTGGCATCCAGCTCAAGGGGGATGGGAAGACCTGTGACCCTTCCCCAGAGACCTACCTACTCTTTTCCAGCCGAGGCTCCATCAGACGCATCTCTCTGGATACCAGTGACCACACGGACGTACACGTCCCAGTGCCCGAACTCAACAATGTCATTTCTCTGGACTATGACAGTGTGGACGGAAAGGTTTATTACACAGATGTTTTCCTGGACGTTATCAG GCGAGCTGACCTGAATGGCAGTAACATGGAGACAGTCATCGGAAGGGGACTTAAGACCACTGATGGCCTAGCAGTCGACTGGGTGGCCAGGAACCTGTACTGGACAGACACGGGCCGGAACACCATTGAGGCCTCGAGGTTGGATGGCTCCTGCCGGAAGGTGCTGATTAACAACAGCCTGGATGAACCCAGAGCCATTGCTGCCTTCCCCAGAAAGGG GTACCTTTTCTGGACAGACTGGGGCCACCCAGCCAAGATCGAGCGGTCAAACCTGGACGGCTCTGAGAGGAAATTGCTCATCAACACTAATCTGGGCTGGCCCAATGGTCTTACCCTGGACTATGATACCCGAAG GATCTACTGGGTAGATGCTCACTTGGATCGGATTGAAAGCGCTGACCTCAATGGGAAGCTACGGCAGGTCTTGGTCAGCCATGTATCTCATCCATTTGCTCTTACACAG CAGGACAGGTGGATCTACTGGACAGACTGGCAGACCAAATCAATCCAGCGTGTAGACAAATACTCGGGCCGGAACAAGGAGACCGTGCTGGCTAACGTGGAGGGGCTCATGGACATCATCGTGGTCTCCCCACAACGGCAGACAG GGACCAATGCCTGTGGTGTGAACAATGGTGGTTGTACCCATCTCTGCTTTGCCAGAGCTTTGGACTTTGTCTGCGCCTGCCCCGATGAACCTGATGACCGGCCCTGCTCTCTAG TGCCTGGTCTGATGCCCCCAGCCCCCAGATCCACCAGCCGGAGTGAAAAGAGCCCAGCACCACCCAACACACCCCCTACCACAGCCCGCTCCTCCACGGCCAGGACCCGCGTGTCCCTGGAGGAATCTGAAGGAAG CTGCTCAGAAAAAGATAGTCGCCAGGGTCTCTGTACACATTCCAATGAGGCCATACCTGCTGCTCCAG GGGAAGGGCTCCATGTCAGCTATGTGATTGGCGGCCTCCTCAGTATCCTGCTCATCTTGCTGCTCATCGCTGCTCTCATGCTCTACAG AcacaaaaaattcaaatttactgATCCTGGCTTAGGGAACCTGACCTACAGCAATCCTTCTTACCGAACCTCTACCCAGGAAGTAAAGATTGAAACCATCCCCAAACCAGCCATGTATAATCAGCTCTGCTATAAGAAAGAG CTCTCCCACCCCTCTGAGAGCCTTTCGCCCTTTCTCTTCTGA
- the LRP4 gene encoding low-density lipoprotein receptor-related protein 4 isoform X2: protein MRRPGGSPPPLLLLGALLCAHGLASSPECACGRSHFTCAVSALGECTCIPAQWQCDGDNDCGDHSDEDGCMLPTCSPLDFHCDNGKCIRRSWVCDGDNDCEDDSDEQDCPPRECEEDEFPCQNGYCIRSLWHCDGDNDCGDNSDEQCDMRKCSEKEFRCSDGSCIAEHWYCDGDTDCKDGSDEESCPSAVPAPPCSLEEFQCAYGRCILDIYHCDGDDDCGDWSDESDCSSHQPCRSGEFMCDSGLCINAGWRCDGDADCDDQSDERNCTTSMCTAEQFRCKSGRCVRLSWRCDGEDDCSDNSDEENCENTGSPQCASDQFLCGNGRCIGQRKLCNGVNDCGDNSDESPQQNCRPRTGQENCNINNGGCAQKCQMVRGAVQCTCHTGYRLMEDGRSCQDVNECAEEGYCSQGCTNSDGAFQCWCEAGYELRPDRRSCKALGPEPVLLFANRIDIRQVLPHRSEYTLLLNNLENAIALDFHHRRELVFWSDVTLDRILRANLNGSNVEEVVSTGLESPGGLAVDWLHDKLYWTDSGTSRIEVANLDGAHRKVLLWQNLEKPRAIALHPMEGTIYWTDWGNTPRIEASSMDGSARRIIADTHLFWPNGLTIDYAGHRMYWVDAKHHVIERADLDGSNRKAVISQGLPHPFAITVFEDSLYWTDWHTKSINSANKFTGKNQEIIRNKLHFPMDIHTLHPQRQPAGRNRCGNNNGGCTHLCLPSGQNYTCACPTGFRKTSSHTCAQSLDKFLLFARRMDIRRISFDTEDLSDDVIPLADVRSAVALDWDSRDDYVYWTDVSTDTISRAKWDGTGQEVVVDTSLESPAGLAIDWVTNKLYWTDAGTDRIEVANTDGTMRTVLIWENLDRPRDIVVEPRGGFMYWTDWGASPKIERAGMDASGRQVIISSNLTWPNGLAIDYGSQRLYWADAGMKTIEFAGLDGSKRKVLIGTQLPHPFGLTLYGERIYWTDWQTKSIQSADRLTGLDRETLQENLENLMDIHVFHRLRPPVHTPCAVGNGGCSHLCLRSPHPKGYSCTCPTGINLLPDGKTCSSGMRSFLIFARRIDIRMVSLDIPYFADVVVPVNITMKNTIAIGVDSQEGKVYWSDSTLRRISRANLDGSQHEDIITTGLQTTDGLAVDAIGRKVYWTDTGTNRIEVGNLDGSMRKVLVWQNLDSPRAIVLYHEMGTMYWTDWGENAKLERAGMDGSDRTVLINNNLGWPNGLTVDKAGSQLLWADAHTERIEVADLNGANRRTLVSPVQHPYGLTLLDSYIYWTDWQTRSIHRADKSTGSNVILVRANLPGLMDIQAVDRQRPLGSNRCGLKNGGCSHLCLPRPTGFSCACPTGIQLKGDGKTCDPSPETYLLFSSRGSIRRISLDTSDHTDVHVPVPELNNVISLDYDSVDGKVYYTDVFLDVIRRADLNGSNMETVIGRGLKTTDGLAVDWVARNLYWTDTGRNTIEASRLDGSCRKVLINNSLDEPRAIAAFPRKGYLFWTDWGHPAKIERSNLDGSERKLLINTNLGWPNGLTLDYDTRRIYWVDAHLDRIESADLNGKLRQVLVSHVSHPFALTQQDRWIYWTDWQTKSIQRVDKYSGRNKETVLANVEGLMDIIVVSPQRQTGTNACGVNNGGCTHLCFARALDFVCACPDEPDDRPCSLVPGLMPPAPRSTSRSEKSPAPPNTPPTTARSSTARTRVSLEESEGSCSEKDSRQGLCTHSNEAIPAAPGEGLHVSYVIGGLLSILLILLLIAALMLYRHKKFKFTDPGLGNLTYSNPSYRTSTQEVKIETIPKPAMYNQLCYKKEVGPEHSYTKEKIKIVEGICLLSGGGDDAEWDDLKQLRGSRGGLLLRDHVCMKTDTVSIQASSGSLDDTETEQLLQEEQSECSSVHTAAATPERRGSLPDTGWKHERKLSTESQV from the exons GCCTGGCCAGCAGTCCTGAATGTGCCTGTGGCCGAAGTCACTTCACTTGTGCAGTGAGTGCCCTCGGGGAGTGTACATGTATTCCAGCTCAATGGCAATGTGATGGTGACAATGACTGCGGGGACCACAGTGACGAGGACGGCTGTA TGCTTCCCACCTGCTCCCCTCTGGATTTTCACTGTGACAATGGGAAATGCATCCGGCGCTCCTGGGTGTGTGATGGTGACAATGATTGTGAGGATGACTCCGATGAACAGGACTGTC CCCCTCGAGAGTGTGAGGAGGATGAGTTCCCCTGTCAAAATGGCTACTGCATTCGAAGCCTGTGGCATTGTGACGGAGACAATGATTGTGGGGACAACAGCGATGAGCAATGTG ACATGCGCAAGTGCTCTGAGAAGGAATTCCGCTGTAGTGATGGCAGCTGCATCGCGGAGCATTGGTACTGTGATGGCGACACAGATTGTAAAGATGGCTCAGATGAAGAGAGCTGCC CCTCAGCAGTTCCCGCACCCCCCTGCAGCTTGGAGGAATTCCAGTGTGCTTATGGTCGGTGCATCCTGGACATCTACCACTGTGATGGGGACGACGACTGTGGGGACTGGTCTGACGAGTCCGACTGCT CCTCCCACCAGCCCTGCCGATCTGGCGAGTTCATGTGTGACAGTGGCCTCTGCATCAATGCCGGCTGGCGCTGTGATGGGGATGCGGACTGTGATGACCAGTCTGATGAACGCAATTGTA CTACTTCCATGTGCACGGCGGAGCAGTTCCGCTGTAAATCTGGCCGCTGTGTCCGCTTATCTTGGCGTTGTGATGGGGAAGATGACTGTTCAGACAACAGTGATGAGGAAAACTGCGAAAACACAG GAAGCCCCCAGTGTGCCTCAGATCAGTTCTTATGTGGGAACGGGCGCTGTATCGGCCAGAGAAAGTTGTGCAATGGTGTCAATGACTGTGGAGACAACAGTGATGAGAGTCCCCAGCAAAACTGCC GGCCTCGGACGGGTCAGGAGAACTGCAACATCAACAATGGTGGTTGTGCCCAGAAGTGCCAGATGGTTCGAGGAGCAGTGCAGTGTACCTGTCACACCGGCTACAGACTTATGGAGGATGGGCGTTCATGTCAAG ATGTGAATGAGTGTGCAGAGGAGGGCTATTGTAGCCAGGGATGTACTAACAGTGATGGAGCATTCCAGTGTTGGTGTGAGGCTGGCTATGAACTCCGACCTGATCGGCGAAGCTGCAAGGCCCTGG GGCCAGAGCCCGTGTTGCTCTTCGCCAATCGCATTGACATCCGGCAGGTGCTGCCGCACCGCTCTGAGTATACGCTGTTACTCAACAACCTGGAGAATGCCATTGCCCTTGACTTCCACCACCGACGGGAGCTTGTCTTCTGGTCAGATGTCACCCTGGACCGCATCCTGCGAGCCAACCTCAATGGCAGCAATGTGGAAGAGGTGGTATCTACGGGTCTGGAAAGCCCAG GGGGATTGGCGGTTGACTGGCTCCATGACAAGCTCTACTGGACAGACTCAGGTACTTCTAGGATAGAGGTGGCCAACTTGGATGGTGCACATCGGAAGGTGTTGCTGTGGCAGAACCTGGAGAAACCCCGGGCCATTGCCCTGCATCCCATGGAGGG tACCATTTATTGGACCGACTGGGGCAATACTCCTCGAATTGAGGCCTCCAGCATGGATGGCTCAGCACGGCGCATCATTGCTGATACTCACCTTTTTTGGCCTAACGGTCTCACAATCGACTATGCTGGACACCGGATGTACTGGGTGGATGCCAAGCATCATGTCATCGAGCGAGCTGATCTCGATGGAAGTAACCGCAAAGCTGTCATTAGCCAGG GCCTCCCTCATCCCTTTGCCATCACGGTATTTGAGGACAGCCTCTACTGGACGGACTGGCACACCAAGAGCATCAATAGTGCCAACAAATTCACCGGCAAGAACCAGGAGATCATCCGTAATAAGCTGCACTTCCCCATGGACATCCACACCTTGCACCCCCAGCGACAGCCAGCAG GGAGAAACCGCTGTGGGAACAACAATGGAGGCTGCACCCACTTGTGTCTGCCCAGCGGCCAGAATTACACCTGTGCCTGCCCCACTGGCTTCCGCAAGACCAGCAGCCACACCTGTGCCCAGA GTCTTGACAAGTTCCTGCTTTTTGCCCGAAGGATGGACATCCGTCGGATCAGCTTCGACACGGAGGACCTGTCCGACGATGTCATCCCACTTGCTGATGTACGCAGTGCCGTGGCGCTGGACTGGGACTCCCGTGATGACTATGTGTACTGGACCGACGTCAGCACCGACACCATCAGCCGAGCCAAGTGGGATGGAACAGGGCAAGAG GTGGTAGTAGACACAAGTCTGGAGAGCCCTGCTGGCCTGGCCATTGATTGGGTCACCAATAAACTCTACTGGACAGATGCAG GCACAGACCGAATTGAAGTGGCCAACACAGATGGTACCATGAGGACAGTACTAATCTGGGAAAATCTGGATCGTCCCCGGGACATTGTGGTAGAACCCAGGGGAGG GTTCATGTATTGGACGGATTGGGGGGCAAGCCCCAAGATTGAGAGGGCTGGCATGGATGCCTCAGGTCGCCAAGTCATCATCTCCTCCAATCTGACCTGGCCCAATGGACTGGCCATTGACTATGGGTCCCAGAGGCTCTATTGGGCTGACGCTGGCATGAAGACCATAGAGTTTGCTGGACTAGATGGGAGCAAGAGAAAG GTGCTGATAGGAACCCAGCTTCCGCATCCTTTTGGGCTGACCCTTTATGGAGAGCGTATCTACTGGACTGACTGGCAGACCAAGAGCATCCAGAGTGCAGACCGGCTGACAGGACTGGACCGTGAAACACTCCAGGAGAACCTGGAGAACCTCATGGACATCCATGTTTTCCATCGACTAAGGCCCCCAG tacACACTCCCTGTGCTGTGGGGAATGGGGGCTGCAGTCACCTGTGTCTTCGATCCCCACATCCTAAAGGTTATAGCTGCACCTGCCCCACTGGCATCAACCTTCTGCCTGATGGCAAGACTTGTTCTTCAG GCATGAGAAGCTTCTTGATCTTCGCCAGGAGAATAGACATTCGCATGGTCTCCCTGGACATCCCATACTTTGCTGACGTTGTGGTGCCAGTCAATATCACCATGAAGAACACCATTGCCATCGGGGTGGATTCCCAGGAAG gaaAGGTTTACTGGTCAGACAGCACATTGCGTAGGATCAGCCGGGCCAACTTGGATGGCTCCCAGCATGAGGACATAATCACCACAG GATTACAGACCACCGATGGTCTGGCTGTAGATGCCATTGGCCGGAAAGTGTATTGGACAGACACAGGAACCAACCGGATTGAAGTGGGCAACCTCGATGGGTCCATGCGGAAGGTCTTGGTGTGGCAGAATCTGGATAGTCCCCGGGCCATTGTGTTGTACCATGAGATGGG GACTATGTACTGGACAGACTGGGGGGAAAATGCCAAGTTGGAACGGGCTGGAATGGATGGCTCAGACCGCACTGTGCTCATCAACAACAACCTGGGCTGGCCCAATGGATTGACTGTGGACAAAGCTGGCTCCCAACTGCTCTGGGCAGATGCCCACACTGAG CGCATTGAGGTTGCTGACCTCAATGGTGCCAATAGACGCACCCTGGTGTCACCTGTTCAGCATCCTTATGGCCTCACCCTGCTTGACTCCTACATATACTGGACTGACTGGCAAACCCGTAGCATTCATCGGGCTGACAAGAGCACGGGAAGCAATGTCATCCTGGTGCGGGCCAACCTTCCTGGCCTCATGGACATTCAGGCTGTGGATCGACAACGACCACTGG GCTCGAACAGATGTGGCCTGAAGAATGGTGGCTGCTCTCACCTGTGTCTACCAAGACCAACAGGCTTCTCCTGTGCCTGCCCCACTGGCATCCAGCTCAAGGGGGATGGGAAGACCTGTGACCCTTCCCCAGAGACCTACCTACTCTTTTCCAGCCGAGGCTCCATCAGACGCATCTCTCTGGATACCAGTGACCACACGGACGTACACGTCCCAGTGCCCGAACTCAACAATGTCATTTCTCTGGACTATGACAGTGTGGACGGAAAGGTTTATTACACAGATGTTTTCCTGGACGTTATCAG GCGAGCTGACCTGAATGGCAGTAACATGGAGACAGTCATCGGAAGGGGACTTAAGACCACTGATGGCCTAGCAGTCGACTGGGTGGCCAGGAACCTGTACTGGACAGACACGGGCCGGAACACCATTGAGGCCTCGAGGTTGGATGGCTCCTGCCGGAAGGTGCTGATTAACAACAGCCTGGATGAACCCAGAGCCATTGCTGCCTTCCCCAGAAAGGG GTACCTTTTCTGGACAGACTGGGGCCACCCAGCCAAGATCGAGCGGTCAAACCTGGACGGCTCTGAGAGGAAATTGCTCATCAACACTAATCTGGGCTGGCCCAATGGTCTTACCCTGGACTATGATACCCGAAG GATCTACTGGGTAGATGCTCACTTGGATCGGATTGAAAGCGCTGACCTCAATGGGAAGCTACGGCAGGTCTTGGTCAGCCATGTATCTCATCCATTTGCTCTTACACAG CAGGACAGGTGGATCTACTGGACAGACTGGCAGACCAAATCAATCCAGCGTGTAGACAAATACTCGGGCCGGAACAAGGAGACCGTGCTGGCTAACGTGGAGGGGCTCATGGACATCATCGTGGTCTCCCCACAACGGCAGACAG GGACCAATGCCTGTGGTGTGAACAATGGTGGTTGTACCCATCTCTGCTTTGCCAGAGCTTTGGACTTTGTCTGCGCCTGCCCCGATGAACCTGATGACCGGCCCTGCTCTCTAG TGCCTGGTCTGATGCCCCCAGCCCCCAGATCCACCAGCCGGAGTGAAAAGAGCCCAGCACCACCCAACACACCCCCTACCACAGCCCGCTCCTCCACGGCCAGGACCCGCGTGTCCCTGGAGGAATCTGAAGGAAG CTGCTCAGAAAAAGATAGTCGCCAGGGTCTCTGTACACATTCCAATGAGGCCATACCTGCTGCTCCAG GGGAAGGGCTCCATGTCAGCTATGTGATTGGCGGCCTCCTCAGTATCCTGCTCATCTTGCTGCTCATCGCTGCTCTCATGCTCTACAG AcacaaaaaattcaaatttactgATCCTGGCTTAGGGAACCTGACCTACAGCAATCCTTCTTACCGAACCTCTACCCAGGAAGTAAAGATTGAAACCATCCCCAAACCAGCCATGTATAATCAGCTCTGCTATAAGAAAGAG